Proteins encoded within one genomic window of bacterium:
- a CDS encoding HAMP domain-containing protein, producing the protein MKQTAHKLMTGYGLRGKLVRRIGGAAFALLLAVAMVYYLKAAAMVEAQAEATARAQAQAAAARVQGELMRFSKVPFQVGQLVTSIPDLSFDQLDRYIKQSLTNTPADELYDLYFFYDDRGYRDPRSNATYTRASLPHRTPLNYDFHDPQQSWYALPKQTRQLSVTEPYFDAGSTEVPMVSVSLPVERDGRFIGVTGSDFKLDSLSQSIAKLHFAAQDAGDKTESFAFLFSKAGNLVTFPDQAQLVSKDGPGKTVQTADGGRYAALAEAKPGDVVHLKLQNDKPALAFVEQIPLAGWTLAMVVPESEILAPLAKFQAFGYLTLGVALVILVALLLMLANQIAQPLSLLSKAAEHMARGDTKVEGLLPKATEGEMAHLRNAFQAMVAHQQAMAEAAEAIASGDLSRTVTPKGATDTLGQAFARMTANLRDVVSRVRTASDVVSQGAEQIGSSSGELMQTVHVQASSAEETSAAMEEMAANLQSVDSSAQDLSRKAEVIRQQSDELAAAVTQTSSAIAELAASIQQVAGNVDDANRVSEEAAGAARYGEEAVVKAAEGMTAISQTMDGIRTTIQVLDQRSAEIGAIIEVIDDIAEQTNLLALNAAIEAARAGEAGRGFAVVADEVRKLAERSAKATREIGTLIKGIQAETSQAVHVTQEGTRKVEQGVQLASHTGEALGRIKTAALKVKDLLGQVASATGEQTRASGQIVTATEQMAAINRQVTGAVEEMNQLTRSVSYATGEQRQGSEQVVLAVESLSRSAQEAANATNQVSGAAEDLREQAHALQETVAFFQVEEAQPELGAVPQARLLASAKR; encoded by the coding sequence ATGAAACAGACCGCCCACAAGCTGATGACCGGCTACGGCCTGAGGGGCAAGCTGGTCCGGCGCATCGGCGGCGCGGCCTTCGCCCTGCTATTGGCCGTCGCGATGGTGTACTACCTGAAGGCCGCCGCCATGGTCGAGGCCCAGGCGGAAGCCACCGCCCGCGCCCAGGCGCAGGCCGCCGCCGCCCGGGTCCAGGGCGAGCTGATGCGCTTCAGCAAGGTCCCGTTCCAGGTCGGCCAGCTGGTAACCTCGATCCCCGACCTCTCGTTCGATCAGCTCGATCGCTACATCAAGCAGTCCTTGACGAACACCCCGGCCGATGAGCTCTACGACCTCTACTTCTTCTACGACGACCGGGGCTACCGGGACCCGCGCTCCAACGCGACCTACACCCGCGCGAGCCTCCCGCACCGCACCCCGCTCAACTACGACTTCCACGACCCCCAGCAGAGCTGGTACGCCCTGCCCAAGCAGACGCGCCAGCTGAGCGTCACCGAGCCCTACTTCGACGCCGGCTCGACCGAGGTGCCCATGGTCAGCGTCTCGCTGCCCGTCGAGCGGGACGGGCGCTTCATCGGGGTGACCGGCTCCGACTTCAAGCTCGACTCGCTCAGCCAGAGCATCGCCAAGCTCCACTTCGCCGCCCAGGACGCGGGCGACAAGACCGAGAGCTTCGCCTTCCTCTTCTCGAAGGCGGGCAACCTTGTCACCTTCCCCGACCAGGCGCAGCTGGTGAGCAAGGACGGCCCCGGCAAGACGGTCCAGACCGCCGACGGCGGGCGCTACGCCGCTCTCGCCGAGGCCAAGCCCGGGGACGTGGTGCACCTCAAGCTGCAAAACGACAAGCCCGCGCTCGCCTTCGTCGAGCAGATCCCGCTGGCGGGCTGGACCCTCGCCATGGTCGTACCCGAGAGCGAGATCCTCGCCCCGCTCGCCAAGTTCCAGGCCTTCGGCTACCTCACCCTGGGCGTCGCGCTGGTCATCCTGGTCGCGCTGCTCTTGATGCTCGCCAACCAGATCGCCCAGCCCCTGAGCCTTCTCAGCAAGGCCGCCGAGCACATGGCCCGGGGCGACACCAAGGTCGAAGGGCTGCTGCCCAAGGCCACCGAGGGTGAGATGGCGCACCTGCGCAATGCCTTCCAGGCCATGGTCGCCCACCAGCAGGCCATGGCCGAGGCGGCCGAGGCGATCGCCTCGGGCGACCTGAGCCGTACCGTCACCCCCAAGGGCGCCACCGACACGCTGGGCCAGGCCTTCGCCCGGATGACCGCCAACCTGCGCGACGTGGTCTCGCGGGTCCGCACCGCCTCGGACGTGGTCAGCCAGGGCGCCGAGCAGATCGGCAGCTCGAGCGGTGAGCTGATGCAGACCGTTCACGTCCAGGCCTCGAGCGCCGAGGAGACCTCGGCGGCCATGGAGGAGATGGCGGCCAACCTCCAGTCGGTGGATTCGAGCGCCCAGGACCTGAGCCGCAAGGCCGAGGTGATCCGCCAGCAGTCGGATGAGCTCGCCGCGGCCGTCACCCAGACTTCGAGTGCTATCGCCGAGCTCGCGGCGAGCATCCAGCAGGTGGCGGGCAACGTCGACGACGCCAACCGGGTCTCGGAGGAGGCCGCGGGGGCAGCCCGGTACGGCGAAGAAGCCGTCGTCAAGGCCGCCGAAGGCATGACCGCCATCAGCCAAACCATGGACGGTATCCGGACCACCATCCAGGTGCTGGACCAGCGCTCGGCCGAGATCGGGGCGATCATCGAGGTGATCGACGACATCGCCGAGCAGACCAACCTCCTCGCCCTCAACGCCGCCATCGAGGCGGCGCGTGCCGGCGAGGCGGGCCGGGGCTTCGCGGTGGTCGCCGACGAGGTTCGCAAGCTCGCCGAGCGCTCGGCCAAGGCCACCCGCGAGATTGGGACGCTCATCAAGGGCATCCAGGCCGAGACCTCGCAGGCCGTCCACGTGACCCAGGAGGGCACGCGCAAGGTCGAGCAGGGGGTCCAGCTCGCAAGCCACACGGGTGAGGCCCTCGGCCGGATCAAGACCGCCGCGCTCAAGGTCAAGGACCTGCTCGGCCAGGTGGCCTCGGCCACCGGCGAGCAGACCCGCGCCAGCGGCCAGATCGTGACGGCCACCGAGCAGATGGCCGCCATCAACCGGCAGGTCACCGGCGCGGTCGAGGAGATGAACCAGCTCACCCGCAGCGTTTCCTACGCCACCGGCGAGCAGCGCCAGGGCTCCGAGCAGGTGGTGCTCGCCGTCGAGAGCCTCAGCCGCAGCGCCCAAGAGGCCGCCAACGCCACCAATCAGGTCAGCGGCGCGGCCGAGGACCTGCGCGAGCAGGCCCATGCCTTGCAGGAGACCGTGGCCTTCTTCCAGGTGGAAGAGGCCCAGCCCGAGCTCGGCGCCGTCCCCCAGGCGCGCCTGCTCGCCAGCGCCAAGCGCTAG